Proteins encoded by one window of Candidatus Pelagibacter giovannonii:
- a CDS encoding NADH-ubiquinone oxidoreductase-F iron-sulfur binding region domain-containing protein encodes MSKNISNLSGRVGLKKNLFEKISERSLNSKDASGIKEIANEYHMGVSTIHGAESFYEFLRPSHRAKKAFVCNGSACMCSGTQEPLKKKLKEKLGDDKVGEMFCLGHCYENKAFHYDGENYAGNDIDKIDEIIKGEKIEQEKFFSKSFASTSFLMDDKLSNLDQFKDVLNKFINTDKQEIIKSLLDSNLTGRGGAGFPAGMKWDFCRKAPSEKKYVICNADEGDSGAFSDRYLLEDQPLKVLFGMIICGYVIGSDEGVLYIRGEYPKSIEAINGCINSLKKEGLLGENILGTNFSFDLNICIGQGAYICGEETALIASIEGRRAEVDVRPPFPVTEGLYKKPTVVNNVETLAAATGILINGAEKFAAIGNKKSAGTKLVCFDSFFNNPGVYEVEMGTPMKKVLNDIGGGFKEPIKALQIGGPLGGVIPISEIEKLNLDFQEFTAAGFMLGHASIVSIPKDFPMVEYIHHLFEFTAEESCGKCFPGRLGSYRGKEMFDQAKNKTAKIPLKLLNELLVTMKKGCLCALCGAIPTPIMNILKYFGDEMKDDMVKDN; translated from the coding sequence TTGTCAAAAAACATAAGTAATCTATCAGGTAGAGTTGGTCTAAAAAAAAATCTTTTTGAAAAGATTTCTGAAAGATCATTAAATTCTAAAGACGCAAGTGGTATTAAAGAAATAGCTAATGAATATCATATGGGCGTATCCACTATTCATGGTGCAGAAAGTTTTTATGAATTTTTAAGGCCATCTCATAGAGCAAAGAAAGCCTTTGTTTGTAATGGAAGTGCTTGCATGTGTTCTGGAACACAAGAACCTTTAAAGAAAAAATTAAAAGAAAAATTAGGTGATGACAAGGTTGGTGAAATGTTTTGTCTTGGTCACTGTTATGAAAATAAAGCGTTTCATTATGATGGTGAAAACTATGCTGGGAATGACATTGATAAAATTGATGAAATAATTAAAGGAGAAAAGATTGAACAAGAAAAATTTTTCTCTAAAAGTTTTGCTTCAACTAGTTTTTTAATGGATGATAAGCTTTCAAACTTAGATCAATTTAAAGATGTTTTAAATAAATTTATCAATACAGATAAACAAGAAATTATAAAATCATTACTAGATTCAAATTTAACAGGTAGAGGTGGTGCTGGCTTTCCAGCTGGAATGAAATGGGATTTTTGTAGAAAAGCTCCCTCTGAAAAAAAATATGTTATCTGTAATGCTGATGAAGGTGACTCTGGTGCATTCTCCGATAGGTACTTATTAGAAGATCAACCACTTAAAGTTTTATTTGGAATGATTATTTGTGGATATGTAATTGGAAGCGATGAAGGTGTTTTATATATTAGAGGAGAATATCCAAAATCTATTGAAGCTATAAATGGATGTATTAATTCTTTAAAAAAAGAAGGATTATTAGGTGAAAATATTCTTGGAACAAATTTTTCTTTTGATCTTAATATTTGTATAGGACAAGGAGCATACATATGTGGAGAAGAAACTGCTTTAATAGCCTCAATCGAAGGACGTAGAGCTGAAGTAGATGTTAGGCCTCCCTTCCCTGTTACTGAAGGACTTTATAAAAAACCAACTGTTGTTAACAATGTTGAAACTCTAGCTGCGGCTACCGGTATACTTATCAATGGAGCAGAAAAATTTGCTGCAATTGGTAATAAAAAATCTGCAGGAACAAAATTAGTTTGTTTTGATAGTTTTTTTAATAATCCAGGTGTTTATGAAGTTGAAATGGGAACTCCAATGAAAAAAGTTTTAAATGATATTGGTGGTGGATTTAAAGAGCCTATTAAAGCATTACAAATTGGAGGACCATTAGGTGGGGTTATTCCAATTTCTGAAATAGAAAAATTAAATCTAGATTTTCAAGAATTTACTGCTGCTGGTTTCATGTTGGGACACGCAAGTATAGTAAGTATTCCAAAAGATTTCCCAATGGTCGAATATATTCATCATTTATTTGAATTCACAGCCGAAGAATCATGTGGAAAATGCTTCCCAGGTAGACTTGGTTCTTACCGTGGTAAAGAAATGTTTGATCAAGCAAAGAATAAAACTGCTAAAATTCCATTAAAGCTATTAAATGAACTCCTAGTAACAATGAAAAAAGGCTGTTTATGTGCTTTATGTGGCGCAATACCCACTCCTATCATGAACATACTAAAATATTTTGGTGATGAAATGAAGGATGATATGGTGAAAGATAATTAA
- the fdhD gene encoding formate dehydrogenase accessory sulfurtransferase FdhD encodes MNSDYKVFKFKNNTLNELNDQISVEEPLEIIIKFKDKDKWIENTISITMRTPGDDEDLVRGFLFNERVIEKVEYIEKIESSGKPTDQYGIKNKITVTINNSENIDIDKIKRNFLTNSSCGVCGKTSLDSLEIIKKDKILKSIPKITKETIMSSPDKLRQNQSEFSKTGGIHASGLFTAKGDIVAIKEDVGRHNALDKLIGHALDQKLLNTNTQFLTCSGRLNFDLVQKALMANIGVLIGVGAPTSLAIDLANRFDMTLVGFVKGDSFNIYSSSERIK; translated from the coding sequence ATGAATTCTGATTATAAAGTTTTTAAATTTAAAAATAACACATTGAATGAACTTAATGATCAAATTTCTGTTGAAGAGCCCCTAGAAATTATAATCAAATTTAAAGATAAAGATAAATGGATAGAGAATACTATATCTATTACTATGCGAACACCTGGTGATGATGAGGATTTAGTAAGAGGATTTCTTTTTAATGAAAGGGTAATTGAAAAAGTTGAATATATTGAAAAAATTGAAAGTAGTGGAAAACCTACTGATCAATATGGTATTAAAAATAAAATTACTGTAACAATTAATAATTCTGAAAATATTGATATTGATAAAATAAAAAGAAATTTTTTAACAAACTCTTCCTGTGGTGTTTGTGGAAAAACTTCCTTAGATTCATTAGAAATTATTAAAAAAGATAAAATCTTAAAGTCTATTCCAAAAATTACAAAAGAAACTATTATGTCATCACCAGATAAACTTCGGCAAAATCAGTCAGAATTTTCTAAAACTGGAGGGATTCATGCAAGTGGATTATTTACGGCTAAGGGTGATATTGTGGCTATCAAGGAAGATGTTGGAAGACATAATGCTTTAGATAAATTGATAGGTCATGCTCTTGATCAAAAATTACTTAATACAAATACTCAATTTTTGACATGCTCTGGGAGACTTAATTTTGACCTCGTTCAGAAGGCTCTAATGGCAAACATAGGTGTACTTATAGGAGTGGGTGCGCCAACAAGTCTTGCTATAGATTTAGCAAATAGATTTGATATGACATTAGTTGGTTTTGTCAAAGGTGATAGCTTCAATATTTACAGTAGTAGTGAAAGAATTAAATAG
- a CDS encoding NAD-dependent formate dehydrogenase has product MKILCVLYDDPKTGMPKSYALDKLPKIDKYPDGMTLPSPKGRDFNEGELLGCVSGELGLRKFLESNGHQLVVTSDKDGDGCRADKELVDSDIVISQPFFPYYLTREKMETAPNLKMAITAGIGSDHVDLQAAMDRKVDVVEVTYCNSRSVAEHIVMMIVSMVRDYHTQYAIVNNGGWDIADAVQRSYDVEGMHIGTVAAGRIGLDALRKMKPFDVHLHYFDRHRLPDTVEKELNLTFHESVESMVEVCDVVTINCPLHPETEHLFDEKMINKMKKGAYIVNTARGKICDKDAIAAALKSGQLSGYAGDVWFPQPAPNDHPWRTMPHHGMTPHTSGTSLSAQTRYADGVREILECFFDKKEIRNQYLIVQNGELAGMGAHSYSKGTATDGSEEAAKYKKK; this is encoded by the coding sequence ATGAAAATACTTTGTGTTTTGTACGACGATCCAAAAACTGGCATGCCAAAGAGCTATGCTTTAGACAAACTTCCTAAAATAGATAAATATCCAGATGGAATGACTCTTCCCTCACCAAAAGGTAGAGATTTTAATGAAGGTGAATTACTTGGCTGTGTTTCAGGTGAATTAGGACTAAGAAAATTTTTAGAGAGTAATGGTCATCAATTGGTTGTTACCTCTGATAAAGATGGTGATGGATGCAGAGCAGATAAAGAACTAGTTGACTCTGACATTGTCATATCTCAACCTTTCTTTCCTTATTATTTAACAAGAGAAAAAATGGAGACTGCTCCTAATTTAAAAATGGCAATTACTGCTGGGATTGGTTCTGACCATGTAGACTTACAAGCAGCTATGGACCGTAAAGTTGATGTTGTTGAAGTAACTTACTGCAATTCAAGATCTGTTGCTGAACACATTGTTATGATGATTGTTTCTATGGTTAGAGATTATCACACACAATACGCAATCGTTAATAATGGTGGCTGGGATATAGCTGATGCTGTTCAAAGATCTTATGACGTTGAAGGTATGCATATTGGTACTGTTGCGGCTGGTAGAATTGGCTTAGATGCTCTAAGAAAAATGAAACCATTTGATGTACATCTTCATTATTTTGATCGTCATAGGTTACCTGATACTGTTGAAAAAGAATTAAATTTAACCTTTCATGAGTCAGTTGAATCTATGGTTGAGGTGTGTGATGTTGTGACAATAAACTGTCCACTACACCCAGAAACAGAACATCTATTTGATGAAAAAATGATTAATAAAATGAAAAAAGGAGCTTACATAGTTAATACTGCTAGGGGCAAAATCTGTGATAAAGATGCAATTGCTGCTGCTCTTAAATCTGGTCAGTTAAGTGGTTATGCAGGTGATGTCTGGTTTCCACAACCAGCTCCTAATGATCATCCTTGGAGAACAATGCCTCATCATGGCATGACGCCTCATACTTCAGGTACTTCTCTCTCTGCTCAAACAAGATATGCGGATGGTGTAAGGGAAATCTTAGAGTGCTTTTTTGATAAAAAAGAAATCAGAAATCAATATCTAATTGTTCAAAATGGAGAACTTGCAGGAATGGGTGCTCACTCATACAGTAAAGGAACTGCTACTGATGGTTCAGAAGAAGCTGCTAAATATAAAAAAAAATAA